In the genome of Neisseria animaloris, one region contains:
- a CDS encoding TonB-dependent receptor plug domain-containing protein, with translation MKKTKIALGVSLVFVHSVLSAEPVQDEKVALDMVVVKGERYTAKSEGNVWNQKRIADTPKGNGTINDLLRTSPGVQFSNTEGTADSAGEIAPPNISFHGEKFYNNRFAIDGVSNDSNLNPAHNGSDTQLDADTVNSHTVGALPAGHPQAFWISPSLVENIKVKDSNISARYGRFTGGVVDADLIKANREKAFGSLSYRTTRHTWTHHYIDPLYADEYREAQSSNTQPKFTKHESTLTVNQPVGKDSAVLFSYSRQRASIPFFHQHLKQSTKQRRLAETFLLRSTHRIDDDNNLSATVIYSPHYATYHPANYKDGRFTNSGGGWRFDLDWERYAGFGRMQTKLSYRSTEEKTAYDQDNLYRYNDDTPSINWTTHPEVDEAAVGGIGTSRSFGKHINLQQHFEFNEADWRGWKHRFNAGWEAEYADKGFERKKPTIIYSGSRKTDRKDCTECIPGEQFFTSYAYNYPANIKVGTHNLSLYLEDDIEKGNLRLKPGIRLDYNGFLKNTDIAPRFAFDYRLPLKAAKLHVFGGANRYYGSEMLTYKLRSAHVFQRNFDRFEIDDPWTSRELKEPRYDGSDLKTPYSNEWNLGLRQHIGNSEWQLKWVRRNSRNQFLTKEKTDESGQTYRVLANTGRSDNDTFSFTAGLNRPWTLGPTLLSWRAGADYNKRRSNQIGTFQRYDWSEWNVKKVLVDGKLKDPDNLPAMDFNQPWNAFIETELAVPKWYFTWTQRWRYSPGTVEYTQENIRCTPERARLCQGYVGNLSKFDQIKYNSALMADWHFSWAKPLAKTKKVEVNLDVLNVFNRKIVGKKVYTPEWQEKKRDVSYKIGRQFWLGAKYSW, from the coding sequence ATGAAAAAAACAAAAATAGCTTTGGGCGTGTCGTTGGTGTTTGTTCATTCGGTGTTGTCGGCGGAACCTGTTCAAGATGAAAAAGTGGCTTTAGATATGGTTGTAGTGAAAGGAGAGCGTTACACCGCCAAGTCTGAAGGGAATGTGTGGAATCAAAAAAGAATTGCCGACACGCCTAAAGGCAACGGCACCATCAATGATTTGTTGCGCACCAGCCCGGGCGTGCAGTTTTCCAATACCGAAGGCACGGCCGACAGTGCGGGAGAAATTGCACCGCCGAATATTTCATTTCACGGCGAGAAGTTTTACAACAACCGTTTTGCAATAGACGGAGTGAGCAACGACAGCAATCTCAACCCCGCGCACAACGGCTCCGATACGCAGTTGGATGCGGATACGGTAAATTCGCACACGGTGGGCGCGCTGCCCGCAGGCCATCCGCAGGCGTTTTGGATCAGTCCTTCGCTGGTGGAAAACATTAAGGTAAAAGACAGCAATATTTCCGCCCGCTACGGCCGCTTTACCGGCGGCGTGGTGGATGCCGATTTAATCAAGGCAAACAGAGAAAAAGCATTCGGCAGCCTGTCGTACCGCACCACGCGCCACACTTGGACGCATCATTATATCGACCCGCTGTATGCCGACGAATACCGCGAGGCGCAGTCGTCCAACACGCAGCCGAAATTTACCAAGCATGAATCCACTCTCACGGTAAACCAACCTGTCGGCAAAGATTCGGCGGTGCTGTTTTCGTATAGCCGCCAGCGTGCTTCGATTCCTTTTTTCCATCAGCATCTGAAACAGTCGACCAAGCAAAGGCGTTTGGCTGAAACCTTTTTGTTGCGGAGCACGCACCGTATCGACGACGATAACAATCTGTCGGCAACGGTAATATATTCGCCGCATTATGCCACTTACCATCCGGCCAACTATAAAGACGGCCGCTTTACCAACAGCGGCGGCGGCTGGCGTTTTGATTTGGATTGGGAACGCTACGCCGGTTTCGGCAGGATGCAGACCAAATTGAGCTACCGCAGCACCGAAGAAAAAACCGCTTACGACCAAGACAATTTATACCGCTACAACGACGACACGCCGTCGATAAACTGGACAACCCATCCCGAAGTGGATGAAGCGGCCGTGGGCGGCATAGGCACCAGCCGTTCGTTTGGCAAGCATATCAACCTGCAACAGCATTTCGAGTTTAACGAAGCGGACTGGCGCGGTTGGAAACACCGCTTCAACGCAGGTTGGGAGGCGGAATATGCCGATAAAGGCTTCGAGCGCAAAAAGCCCACCATTATTTACAGCGGCTCACGAAAAACCGACCGTAAGGATTGCACCGAATGTATTCCGGGCGAACAGTTCTTTACCAGCTATGCCTACAACTATCCGGCCAACATCAAAGTAGGCACGCATAATCTCTCCCTTTATCTTGAAGACGATATCGAAAAAGGCAATCTGCGTTTGAAGCCGGGTATCCGCTTGGATTACAACGGCTTTCTGAAAAATACCGACATCGCACCGCGGTTTGCATTCGATTACCGCCTGCCGTTGAAAGCGGCCAAACTGCATGTGTTCGGCGGAGCCAACCGTTATTACGGCAGCGAAATGCTGACCTACAAATTACGCAGCGCACATGTGTTCCAACGCAATTTCGACCGCTTCGAGATAGATGACCCGTGGACATCGCGCGAGTTGAAAGAACCGCGTTACGACGGTAGCGATTTGAAAACGCCGTACAGCAACGAATGGAATTTGGGCCTGCGCCAGCATATCGGCAACAGCGAATGGCAGTTGAAATGGGTGCGCCGCAACAGCCGCAACCAGTTTTTAACCAAAGAAAAAACCGATGAAAGCGGCCAAACCTACCGTGTGTTGGCCAATACCGGCCGTTCCGACAACGACACCTTCAGCTTTACCGCCGGCTTGAACCGCCCGTGGACGCTCGGCCCGACCCTGCTCAGTTGGCGGGCAGGTGCCGATTACAACAAACGCCGCTCCAACCAAATCGGCACGTTCCAACGCTACGACTGGAGCGAATGGAACGTGAAAAAAGTATTGGTAGACGGCAAGCTGAAAGATCCCGACAACTTGCCCGCAATGGATTTCAACCAGCCGTGGAATGCCTTTATCGAAACCGAACTCGCCGTGCCCAAGTGGTATTTTACCTGGACGCAACGCTGGCGTTATTCGCCCGGCACGGTGGAATACACGCAGGAAAACATCCGCTGCACGCCCGAACGCGCACGGCTGTGCCAAGGCTATGTAGGCAACCTGAGCAAGTTCGACCAAATCAAATACAATTCCGCGCTGATGGCAGACTGGCATTTCTCGTGGGCAAAACCGCTGGCGAAAACGAAAAAGGTGGAAGTGAATTTGGACGTGTTGAACGTGTTTAACCGCAAAATCGTCGGCAAAAAAGTTTATACCCCCGAATGGCAGGAGAAAAAACGCGACGTGTCGTATAAAATCGGCCGCCAATTCTGGCTGGGGGCGAAATATTCTTGGTAA
- the pyrE gene encoding orotate phosphoribosyltransferase, with amino-acid sequence MSDFRQDFLKFALEQNVLKFGEFTTKAGRQSPYFFNAGLFNDGASTLALAKFYAQAIIESKVEFDMLFGPAYKGIILAAATAMMLAEKGVNVPFAYNRKEAKDHGEGGVLVGAPLKGRVLIIDDVISAGTSVRESVKLIEAEGATPAAVAIALDRMEKGTGELSAVQEVEQQYGLPVVSIANLRDLLALLENNAEFGAYLEPVRAYCERYGVA; translated from the coding sequence ATGTCCGATTTCCGTCAAGATTTCCTCAAATTCGCGCTTGAACAAAATGTTTTGAAGTTCGGCGAATTCACCACCAAAGCAGGCCGTCAGTCGCCTTATTTTTTTAATGCCGGTTTGTTTAACGACGGCGCGTCCACTTTGGCGTTGGCCAAATTCTATGCACAAGCGATTATCGAGAGCAAAGTCGAATTCGATATGCTGTTCGGCCCGGCCTACAAAGGCATTATTCTGGCGGCGGCCACCGCTATGATGCTGGCTGAAAAAGGTGTGAATGTGCCGTTTGCCTACAACCGCAAAGAAGCGAAAGACCACGGCGAGGGCGGCGTGTTGGTGGGTGCCCCGCTCAAAGGCCGCGTGTTGATCATCGACGATGTGATTTCGGCAGGCACTTCGGTGCGCGAATCGGTTAAGCTGATTGAGGCGGAAGGCGCAACGCCTGCAGCCGTTGCGATTGCACTCGACCGCATGGAAAAAGGCACGGGCGAACTTTCCGCCGTGCAGGAAGTGGAGCAACAATACGGACTGCCGGTGGTGTCGATTGCCAACTTGCGCGATTTGCTGGCTCTGCTGGAAAACAACGCCGAATTCGGTGCTTATCTGGAACCGGTACGCGCTTACTGCGAACGTTACGGCGTGGCTTGA
- a CDS encoding MJ0042-type zinc finger domain-containing protein → MLVSVCPHCKTRHRVKDTQLNVAQGFVVCSKCEGLFQAKDYMREMPDNAKADQLPYAVTDVKLVHSIGPQVRTRKAMTKHEIADVLDNLLPDDGKTTKSAAPARAQRGNKAKQENINWTLASFVALTVLIMQLFYLILLR, encoded by the coding sequence ATGCTCGTAAGCGTCTGTCCTCACTGCAAAACCCGCCACCGGGTGAAAGATACGCAATTGAATGTTGCGCAAGGTTTCGTTGTATGCAGCAAATGCGAAGGCCTGTTTCAGGCCAAAGACTATATGCGCGAAATGCCGGACAATGCCAAAGCCGACCAGCTTCCCTATGCGGTTACCGACGTTAAACTCGTCCACAGCATCGGCCCCCAAGTACGCACCCGCAAAGCCATGACCAAACACGAAATTGCCGACGTACTCGACAATCTTTTGCCTGACGACGGCAAAACAACAAAAAGTGCCGCGCCCGCCCGCGCCCAACGCGGCAACAAGGCAAAACAGGAAAACATTAACTGGACCCTTGCTTCGTTTGTGGCACTTACCGTATTGATTATGCAGCTTTTCTATCTGATTTTATTAAGATGA
- the argA gene encoding amino-acid N-acetyltransferase, with protein sequence MNTAVDFVRDFREAAPYINYLRGKTLVIGVSSSLLSGSALNTLAADLNLLASLGVRLVVVHGSRAQINALAEADRHTPQYHNGHRITDETTLTYVKQACGMVRSDIEAALSIGISRAPQRGSSLSVAGGNFVTARPYGVIDGIDMGYTGHIRKIDTDSIRQRLDNGALVLISPLGHSLSGKTFNLSMSDIAEAAAIALQAEKLIYLVEQEGIINTQGNVFRNLSAQEARILIETDRHHPAQSRLLQSAINAVESGVQRTHVLSGRQDGSLIGELFSRQGVGTSIACGAFMNIRRAEISDISDIITLIRPLEEQGILLRRSREYLDEHINEFFVLEHDRQIYGCAALKTFAGSSDGELAGLVVSPEARKGGYGELLLEHLINEARTRKIRTLFALSTQTGEWFVERGFQTAPVEELPEQRQREYYESGRNSQVFAYYL encoded by the coding sequence ATGAACACTGCTGTTGACTTTGTGCGCGACTTCCGTGAAGCCGCCCCCTATATCAACTATCTGCGCGGCAAAACGCTGGTCATCGGCGTATCGAGCAGCCTGCTTTCCGGTTCCGCACTCAACACCCTTGCCGCCGATTTGAACCTGCTTGCCAGCTTGGGCGTGCGGCTGGTTGTCGTGCACGGCTCCCGCGCCCAAATCAATGCCTTGGCCGAAGCCGACCGCCACACGCCCCAATACCATAACGGCCACCGTATCACCGATGAAACCACGCTCACTTATGTCAAACAGGCCTGCGGTATGGTACGCAGCGACATCGAAGCCGCCCTGTCCATCGGCATTTCCCGCGCACCCCAACGCGGCAGCTCGTTAAGCGTGGCCGGCGGCAATTTTGTTACCGCCCGCCCTTACGGTGTGATTGATGGAATCGACATGGGCTACACGGGGCACATCCGCAAGATCGACACCGACAGCATACGCCAACGCCTCGATAACGGTGCGTTGGTATTAATCAGCCCGCTGGGGCATTCACTCAGCGGCAAAACCTTCAACTTGAGCATGAGCGATATTGCCGAGGCCGCCGCCATTGCCCTGCAAGCGGAAAAACTGATCTACCTTGTCGAGCAAGAAGGCATTATCAATACGCAGGGCAATGTATTCCGCAACCTTTCCGCGCAAGAAGCCCGTATCCTGATTGAAACCGACCGCCACCATCCCGCCCAAAGCCGCCTGCTGCAATCCGCCATCAATGCGGTGGAAAGCGGCGTACAGCGCACTCATGTGCTCAGCGGACGACAGGACGGTAGCTTGATCGGCGAGCTGTTTTCGAGGCAGGGGGTCGGCACATCCATTGCCTGCGGTGCCTTTATGAACATACGCCGAGCCGAAATCAGTGATATTTCCGACATCATCACCCTCATCCGCCCGCTCGAAGAACAAGGCATCCTGTTGCGCCGCAGCCGCGAATACCTCGACGAACACATCAACGAATTTTTCGTTTTGGAACACGACCGCCAAATCTACGGCTGCGCGGCTCTGAAAACTTTTGCCGGCAGCTCCGACGGCGAACTGGCCGGTTTGGTTGTTTCCCCCGAAGCCAGAAAAGGCGGTTACGGCGAATTGTTGCTCGAACATCTGATTAACGAAGCCCGCACCCGCAAAATACGCACCTTGTTCGCCCTTTCCACCCAAACCGGCGAATGGTTTGTCGAACGCGGTTTTCAGACGGCCCCTGTGGAAGAGTTGCCCGAACAGCGGCAACGCGAATACTACGAAAGCGGCCGCAATTCGCAAGTATTCGCCTACTACCTTTAA
- a CDS encoding oxidative damage protection protein produces MTRMVHCIKLGKEAPGMKFAPLPNELGKRIFENVSQEAWDAWTRHQTMLINENRLSLADPRAREYLAQQMENYFFGDGADQVQGYVPQK; encoded by the coding sequence ATGACCCGCATGGTTCACTGCATCAAACTCGGCAAAGAAGCCCCCGGCATGAAATTCGCCCCGCTGCCTAACGAGCTGGGCAAGCGCATTTTTGAAAACGTATCCCAAGAAGCATGGGACGCTTGGACGCGCCACCAGACCATGCTCATCAACGAAAACCGCCTCAGCCTCGCCGATCCGCGTGCACGCGAATATTTAGCGCAGCAAATGGAAAACTACTTCTTCGGCGACGGAGCCGACCAAGTGCAAGGCTATGTGCCGCAGAAATAA
- the menA gene encoding 1,4-dihydroxy-2-naphthoate octaprenyltransferase: MAFKHWLAAARLRTLPLAAASALCGSVSAALNQQSNPPVLVLCVMTAVALQIFSNLANDYGDACNGADSAARRGPERMVGAGHISRTAMKRGLVAAAVICCALGISLLAAALPSIGMSGLQNWLLWLLLGAAAVAAAFAYTAGKNPYGYVGLGDLAVLVFFGWLGVLGCEYLQTGRLNTWSWLPATALGLWCSMVLNINNMRDIDSDSAAGKTTVAVRLGLRRAKLYHTALLAAAGLMWWRWLPRYFSTTSVSRLHAFLLAASLIHLYFLKKAQSCAQLDKLLPQWSITVLLWVLLLWLHV, encoded by the coding sequence ATGGCTTTCAAACACTGGCTCGCCGCCGCCCGCCTGCGCACTTTGCCGCTAGCCGCTGCGTCTGCATTATGCGGCAGCGTGTCGGCAGCCCTAAATCAGCAAAGCAATCCGCCGGTTTTGGTGTTATGCGTCATGACCGCCGTCGCCTTGCAAATATTCAGCAATTTGGCCAATGATTACGGCGATGCCTGCAACGGTGCCGATTCTGCTGCACGCCGCGGGCCGGAGCGCATGGTCGGTGCCGGACACATCAGCCGTACCGCCATGAAACGCGGGCTGGTTGCCGCCGCCGTTATCTGCTGCGCGCTCGGCATCTCCCTTTTAGCAGCCGCCCTGCCCTCCATCGGCATGAGCGGACTGCAAAACTGGCTGTTGTGGCTGCTGCTCGGTGCGGCGGCGGTGGCGGCGGCATTCGCTTATACGGCCGGTAAAAACCCTTACGGATACGTCGGTTTGGGCGATTTGGCCGTGCTGGTTTTCTTCGGCTGGCTCGGCGTGCTCGGTTGCGAATATCTGCAAACAGGCCGTCTGAACACATGGTCGTGGCTACCCGCCACCGCACTCGGATTGTGGTGCAGCATGGTGTTGAACATCAACAATATGCGCGATATCGACAGCGATTCGGCCGCAGGTAAAACCACCGTCGCCGTGCGCTTGGGGCTGCGCCGCGCCAAGCTGTATCACACTGCTTTGCTGGCAGCGGCAGGATTGATGTGGTGGCGGTGGCTGCCCCGGTATTTCAGCACAACATCTGTAAGCCGTTTGCATGCTTTTCTACTGGCAGCATCACTCATCCACTTGTATTTTCTTAAAAAAGCCCAATCTTGCGCGCAGCTCGACAAACTGCTGCCGCAATGGAGCATCACGGTTTTGCTGTGGGTGCTGCTGTTGTGGCTGCATGTGTGA
- a CDS encoding Bax inhibitor-1 family protein produces MQNDVYHYTQTAGAVQKNTVLRKTYGLLGLSFIPCAAGAFLSSQVGFNLYSMFGNRWIAFGVVLAFFYGMCFLIEKNRYSNVGATLLMVFTFGMGVLISPLLQYSLSFSNGAKIVGLAAAMTAAVFFTMAAMARRTKADMNSLGRFLVVGAVVLMVGVVANMFLQIPALGLTISAGFVIFSSLVIMWRIRTVIDGGETSHISAALTIFISLYNIFSSLLNILLSLSGED; encoded by the coding sequence ATGCAAAACGACGTTTATCATTACACCCAAACCGCCGGCGCGGTGCAGAAAAATACCGTGCTGCGCAAAACATACGGTCTGCTCGGTCTTTCTTTTATTCCCTGTGCTGCGGGCGCATTTTTAAGCAGCCAAGTCGGCTTCAACCTATACAGCATGTTCGGCAACCGCTGGATTGCTTTCGGCGTGGTGCTGGCCTTTTTCTACGGCATGTGCTTCCTGATTGAGAAAAACCGTTACAGCAATGTGGGTGCCACCTTGCTGATGGTGTTCACTTTCGGCATGGGCGTGCTGATCAGCCCGCTGCTGCAATACAGCCTCAGCTTCAGCAACGGTGCGAAAATCGTCGGCCTTGCCGCCGCCATGACTGCCGCCGTGTTCTTTACCATGGCTGCGATGGCGCGCCGTACCAAAGCCGACATGAATTCACTCGGCCGCTTCTTGGTGGTGGGTGCCGTTGTGTTGATGGTGGGCGTAGTGGCCAATATGTTCCTGCAAATTCCTGCGCTGGGCTTAACGATTTCCGCAGGTTTTGTGATTTTCAGCTCGCTGGTGATTATGTGGCGGATCCGTACTGTGATTGACGGCGGCGAAACCAGCCACATCAGCGCGGCTTTAACCATCTTTATTTCCCTCTACAATATTTTCAGCAGCCTGCTCAACATCTTGCTTTCTTTGAGCGGCGAAGATTAA
- a CDS encoding metal ABC transporter solute-binding protein, Zn/Mn family — protein MKHWKTGLIAVLVSGSLYAAPMPVVTSFSILGDVAKQVGGERVNVQNLVGPNQDAHAYHMTSGDVKKIRSAKLVLVNGLGLEAADVQRAVKQSKVAYAEATAGIKPLKAPEGGHHHHHGHDHHDHHHHHDHGEFDPHVWTDPVLMQTYAQNVANALIKADPEGKAYYQQRLADYQGQLKKLHEDTQKAFNAVPQNQRKVLTGHDAFAYMGKRYNIKFIAPQGVSSSAEPSAKQVAAIIRQIKRDGIKAVFAENIKDTRMVDRIAQETGVKVSGKLYSDALSTGAPADTYVNMYRYNVKALTDAMKQ, from the coding sequence ATGAAACATTGGAAAACCGGTTTGATTGCCGTTTTGGTTTCCGGCAGCCTGTATGCCGCCCCCATGCCTGTGGTAACCAGTTTCAGCATTTTGGGCGATGTGGCCAAGCAGGTCGGCGGCGAGCGCGTGAACGTACAGAATCTGGTAGGCCCTAACCAAGACGCACATGCCTATCATATGACCAGCGGCGACGTGAAAAAAATCCGCTCAGCCAAGTTGGTGTTGGTAAACGGTTTGGGTTTGGAGGCGGCGGATGTGCAACGTGCCGTGAAACAAAGCAAAGTAGCTTATGCCGAAGCAACTGCGGGTATCAAACCGTTGAAAGCACCCGAAGGCGGGCACCACCATCATCATGGACACGACCACCATGACCACCACCATCATCACGACCACGGAGAATTTGATCCGCATGTGTGGACTGACCCCGTGCTGATGCAAACGTACGCCCAAAACGTCGCCAACGCCCTGATTAAAGCCGACCCCGAAGGCAAGGCTTACTATCAGCAGCGTTTGGCAGACTATCAAGGTCAGTTGAAAAAGCTGCACGAAGACACGCAAAAGGCCTTTAATGCCGTGCCGCAAAACCAACGTAAAGTGCTGACCGGCCATGATGCTTTCGCCTATATGGGCAAGCGTTACAACATCAAATTCATTGCCCCCCAAGGCGTGAGCAGCAGCGCTGAACCGTCTGCCAAACAAGTGGCGGCGATTATCCGCCAGATTAAGCGCGACGGTATCAAGGCCGTGTTTGCCGAAAATATCAAAGACACGCGCATGGTTGACCGCATCGCCCAAGAAACCGGCGTGAAAGTAAGCGGAAAACTGTATTCCGATGCCTTAAGCACCGGCGCACCGGCGGATACTTATGTGAATATGTACCGCTACAATGTGAAAGCGTTAACCGATGCGATGAAGCAATAA
- a CDS encoding metal ABC transporter permease, with the protein MSIYELIVEPFTEFDFMRYALASVVFLALSAAPVGVFLVMRRMSLVGDALSHAVLPGAAIGYMFAGLSLPAMSVGGFAAGMLMALLAGLVSRFTTLKEDANFAAFYLSSLAIGVVLVSKSGSSIDLLHLLFGSVLAVDLPALQLVALVASVTILVLAVIYRPLVLESIDPLFLKAVNGKGGFWHVLFLVLVVMNLVAGFQALGTLMSVGLMMLPAITARLWARSMGMLLLLSVAVALLCGFGGLLFSYYVEIPSGPAIILWCGALYLFSVLLGWEGGIVPKWLRHKRHLKV; encoded by the coding sequence ATGAGTATTTACGAATTAATCGTCGAACCGTTTACGGAATTCGACTTCATGCGTTATGCGCTGGCCTCGGTGGTATTCCTCGCTCTGAGCGCAGCGCCCGTGGGCGTGTTTTTAGTGATGCGCCGCATGAGCTTGGTGGGCGATGCCCTCAGCCATGCGGTGTTGCCCGGTGCCGCCATCGGCTATATGTTTGCCGGACTGAGCCTGCCCGCCATGAGTGTGGGTGGTTTCGCGGCAGGAATGCTGATGGCTCTGCTGGCCGGATTAGTAAGCCGTTTTACCACTTTGAAAGAAGATGCGAACTTTGCGGCGTTTTATTTGAGCAGCCTCGCTATCGGCGTGGTGTTAGTCAGTAAAAGCGGCAGCAGCATCGATTTACTGCATCTCTTGTTCGGTTCGGTGCTGGCGGTGGATTTACCCGCTTTGCAGTTGGTTGCACTGGTGGCCAGCGTAACCATTCTGGTGCTGGCGGTGATTTACCGGCCGCTGGTGTTGGAAAGCATAGACCCGTTGTTTTTGAAGGCGGTAAACGGCAAAGGCGGCTTTTGGCACGTGCTGTTTTTAGTGTTGGTAGTGATGAATCTGGTGGCTGGGTTTCAGGCGTTGGGTACGTTGATGTCGGTGGGTTTGATGATGTTGCCGGCAATTACCGCACGGCTGTGGGCACGGAGCATGGGCATGTTGTTGTTGCTGTCGGTGGCGGTGGCTTTGCTGTGCGGCTTCGGCGGGCTGTTGTTTTCATATTATGTTGAAATTCCCTCCGGCCCGGCGATTATTCTGTGGTGCGGCGCACTTTATCTGTTTTCGGTGCTGCTCGGCTGGGAAGGCGGTATCGTACCGAAGTGGTTGCGGCACAAGCGGCACCTTAAAGTTTAA
- a CDS encoding metal ABC transporter ATP-binding protein, with amino-acid sequence MSIVVENLTVSYQRFPAVHHLDMEFADGSMWAVFGPNGAGKSTLLKAMIGLLKADTGSIHLRGLQRKDIAYLPQQSDIDRSQPMTVFELAAMGLWYEIGFFGRVNARQRQRVHEALQRVEMADFASRQIAHLSNGQFQRVLFARMLVQDAKFLLLDEPFNAVDAKTTYALLDVLLRCHQEGLAVIAVLHDYEQVRAYFPDTLLIAREKIAAGATESVLTDCFLQKANAAVQRHETGEWCAA; translated from the coding sequence ATGAGTATCGTAGTTGAAAATCTTACCGTCAGCTACCAGCGTTTTCCCGCCGTACACCATTTGGATATGGAATTTGCCGACGGCAGCATGTGGGCGGTGTTCGGTCCGAACGGGGCAGGAAAATCCACTCTGCTCAAAGCCATGATCGGTTTGCTGAAAGCCGATACAGGCAGTATTCACCTTCGGGGGTTGCAGCGGAAAGATATCGCCTACCTGCCGCAGCAGTCCGATATTGACCGCAGCCAGCCGATGACGGTGTTCGAGTTGGCGGCAATGGGACTGTGGTATGAAATCGGTTTTTTCGGACGTGTGAATGCCCGCCAGCGTCAACGGGTGCACGAGGCATTGCAACGTGTGGAAATGGCGGATTTCGCTTCACGCCAGATTGCACATTTATCCAACGGCCAGTTTCAGCGGGTATTGTTTGCACGCATGCTGGTACAGGATGCCAAGTTTCTTTTGCTGGACGAACCCTTCAACGCGGTAGATGCAAAAACTACCTACGCGCTTCTGGATGTGTTGCTCCGCTGCCACCAAGAAGGATTGGCGGTAATAGCCGTATTGCACGATTACGAGCAAGTGCGGGCGTATTTCCCCGATACCTTGCTGATTGCACGTGAAAAAATTGCCGCCGGAGCCACCGAATCGGTGCTGACCGACTGTTTTTTGCAAAAGGCAAACGCAGCGGTGCAACGGCACGAAACCGGTGAATGGTGTGCGGCATAG
- a CDS encoding DUF2288 domain-containing protein has translation MSAPLLNDKLNLETARINWQELQPHFARGAAVYVSPDLDLIDIARRMAEDDSTTLGALMQQGKFGVVSEAQARRFLAENQDMWAVVVAPWVLIQPCAA, from the coding sequence ATGTCCGCACCCCTGCTGAACGATAAGCTCAATCTTGAAACCGCCCGCATCAACTGGCAGGAACTGCAACCCCACTTCGCTCGCGGAGCAGCGGTTTATGTTAGCCCCGACCTGGATCTAATCGATATCGCCCGCCGCATGGCCGAGGACGACAGCACAACTTTGGGGGCACTGATGCAGCAGGGTAAATTCGGTGTCGTCAGTGAGGCGCAAGCCCGACGGTTTCTGGCCGAGAATCAAGACATGTGGGCGGTCGTGGTTGCGCCGTGGGTACTGATTCAACCCTGTGCGGCATAA
- a CDS encoding LysR family transcriptional regulator: MDTLFSLKVFRQVVQSGSFTRAADHLGISTAMASKHVSHLENTIHAKLLHRNNRNLHLTEAGEEYYNQCSYALETLETAAQKAAGSVEKPQGVLRITMPQWFAGYRVGNWIAEYRSRYPEVSLDLLLSNRHTDLIADGIDLALRVSNDPNPSLIVKPLAEIEFFLLASPEYLRRNGVPETPEEVQSHHAILPSYVDMSHVDIRPREGGESVQLVLKQAVSCDNTLMIGSLIRAGCGIGFQPEWSVCNDLKNGSMVRLLPDYKIMTAQLYAAYVDRTFLSAKVRSFIDFISEKVKED, translated from the coding sequence ATGGATACCTTATTCAGTTTAAAAGTATTTCGCCAGGTGGTGCAAAGCGGCAGCTTTACCCGGGCGGCCGACCATCTCGGTATTTCGACCGCTATGGCGAGTAAGCATGTGAGCCATCTTGAAAATACCATTCATGCCAAATTACTGCACCGCAACAACCGCAACCTGCATCTTACCGAGGCAGGGGAAGAGTATTACAACCAATGCAGTTACGCTTTGGAAACGCTGGAAACGGCAGCCCAGAAAGCTGCCGGGAGTGTTGAAAAACCGCAAGGTGTGTTGAGGATAACCATGCCGCAGTGGTTTGCAGGTTATCGGGTAGGAAATTGGATTGCCGAATACCGTAGCCGTTACCCAGAGGTATCGCTTGATTTGCTGCTCAGCAACCGCCACACCGATCTGATTGCCGACGGTATTGATTTGGCCTTGCGTGTTTCCAACGATCCTAATCCTTCACTGATTGTGAAGCCGCTGGCGGAAATAGAATTTTTTTTACTGGCATCCCCCGAATATCTGCGCCGTAACGGTGTGCCCGAAACGCCTGAAGAAGTCCAGAGCCATCATGCAATATTGCCTTCTTATGTCGATATGAGCCATGTCGACATTCGTCCGCGCGAGGGCGGTGAAAGTGTACAGCTTGTTTTGAAGCAGGCTGTTTCTTGCGACAATACCTTGATGATAGGCAGTTTGATACGTGCCGGTTGCGGTATCGGATTCCAGCCGGAGTGGAGTGTATGTAACGATTTGAAAAACGGCAGTATGGTAAGGTTGCTGCCGGATTATAAAATTATGACTGCACAACTTTATGCGGCTTATGTGGACCGTACTTTTTTGAGTGCGAAAGTACGCAGTTTTATCGACTTTATCAGTGAAAAGGTTAAGGAAGACTGA